Below is a window of Leuconostoc gasicomitatum LMG 18811 DNA.
GACGTGTTTGATTTACCAGCTGCTTTTAGTAACCACATTCGTCTGTCAAATGTCGCTGCATACTCCCCCCGAGCGATTGCCGAATATACACTAACACAATTATTTAATATCCTACGTAATAACAAAAAATTTGACCGCGCGATGGCAACGGGGGATTATACTTGGGCTGCAGGTGGTCAAGCAAGAGAAATTTATCAATTAACAGTTGCAGTGATTGGTGTTGGTCGTATTGGAACAGCATTTGCACAAATTTTGCATGCGTTGGGGGCCAAAGTGCTGGCTGTGGATCCTGTTTATCATGCCCAAAATGAAGCATTCGTCGAATATACAACTTTGGATGATGCTTTATCACGTGCCAATGTGATTAGTTTTCATACGCCGTTAAATGCTGAAACGCAAGGATTGGCAGATCAAGCCTTTTTTGCGAAGGTTCAACCGGGCACGATTATGCTTAATATGGCCCGTGGTGGCATTGTCGATATGGCTGCTTTGGAAGCAGCTTTGCTATCTGGGCAACTTTATGGTGCTGCATTTGATGTGACGCCAAATGAAAATGAATTTATGGATCAAAAACAGACAGTTACGGAATTACCGGAAAATATTCAGCGTCTGATTCAATTAGATAACTTTTACTTATCACCACATATTGCATTTTATACGAATACAGCTATCAAAAATATGGTTGAAATAGCGCTAGATGATGCTGTAATCATGGCAAATGGTGGGCACACTGAAAACGAAATTTTGAGGTGACAAAATGAATATTGGTTTTATTGGAACTGGTGTCATGGGAACAGGCATTGTCAATAATTTATTACATGCTGGTCATCAAGTGACTGTTTATAATCGTACACAATCCAAGGCCGCTAATGTTATTTCTCATGGTGCTGTTTGGGCTGATACGCCAGCAAATGTTGCGCGAGTTTCAGAGATTACATTTACGATGGTTGGTTATCCAAAAGATGTTGAAGATGTTTGGATGCGAGAAGATGGTATTTTTGCTGGTGCTAAAACTGGTGCTATTTTAGTTGATATGACAACGTCCACGCCAAAATTAGCCGAAAAATTGGCTAAAAAGGGTGAGGAACTTGGCGTTCAAGTGATAGATGCGCCCGTTTCTGGTGGCGATACAGGTGCTAAAAATGGCACTTTATCCATCATGGTTGGTGGATCATCAACAACTTTTGATCAAGTTTTACCAATATTCAAAGACATTGGGCAGCAAATTGTGTTAGCAGGGTCGGCTGGCAAAGGGCAACACATGAAAATGAGTAATAATATTGGGGTTGCCGCGACAGTCATTACAATGGCAGAATCAATGGTTTACGCAAAAGCAGCTGGGTTGAACATGACGGATGCTTATAATGTGTGGCGTAGTGGTGCAGCAGGTTCATGGTCAGTCACAAATTATATGCCACGTGTGATGTCAGGTGATTTTTCTGCCGGATTTTATGTTAAACATTTGTTAAAAGACCTTAGAATCGCGCTTGATTCAGCAGCTGATATGCAACTTGATTTGCCCAGCGCACAGTTGGCAGAGCAACTTTTTGCTAAGTTAAGTCAAACACATGGAGATGAAGGCGTGCAAGCCATTGTTAAGTTGTGGTCAGAATTTCAGTAGGACTTGATGGTGTTTCACGTGAAACAAACGTCATTGTCATTGAAAATATTGGTGAAAACTAATGAAACAATGGTTCGAAGATCGTATTGGATCGGCTATCAATGGTAGTAATCCAATGGTTATGGCAGAATTAGAGGGCGGTTACGCAGTTTTTGGCGATGTACAATTTTTACCTGGTTATTCTGTTCTACTACCAAAACGCCATGTGTCATCTTTAAATGAGTTAAATATAGATGAAAGACAGTCGTTTTTACGAGATATGAGTATCTTGGGTGATGCGATATTGGACGTGTGTCATGCTGACAGAATTAACTATGATATATTAGGGAATACAGATAATTTTCTTCACGCCCATGTCTTTCCAAGATATGCAACAGAAAAACGAGAAAGATTGGAAAAGCCGGTCTGGTTATACAGTTCTGATCATTGGACTGATGTACAATATCGCTATGATCCAATGAAACATGATACATTAAGAAAGAGAATAACCGAATATCTTACTAATGATTGTCAAAAAAATCATATTGAACATATAATTTTTTGACAATCGTTTTTTGTATAAAAATTAAGTATATGAAGTTAATAAAGGAAGTTTAAATGACAGAAATAAAGCAGCGAACAACGGCCGAATATCAGGTCAACCATTTTAAAGTGCGATTAGTTATTTATTTAAGCTATATCGTACAAGGTTTTGCGTTAATCATCTTAGCAC
It encodes the following:
- a CDS encoding D-2-hydroxyacid dehydrogenase, which encodes MKILMYNSVDKEVPYVNAWAAKTGHEVVTLFEPLSVANVDRAQEFDAVTTQQTTDMPDPIYQKLASYGIKQIALRQVGYDVFDLPAAFSNHIRLSNVAAYSPRAIAEYTLTQLFNILRNNKKFDRAMATGDYTWAAGGQAREIYQLTVAVIGVGRIGTAFAQILHALGAKVLAVDPVYHAQNEAFVEYTTLDDALSRANVISFHTPLNAETQGLADQAFFAKVQPGTIMLNMARGGIVDMAALEAALLSGQLYGAAFDVTPNENEFMDQKQTVTELPENIQRLIQLDNFYLSPHIAFYTNTAIKNMVEIALDDAVIMANGGHTENEILR
- a CDS encoding NAD(P)-dependent oxidoreductase gives rise to the protein MNIGFIGTGVMGTGIVNNLLHAGHQVTVYNRTQSKAANVISHGAVWADTPANVARVSEITFTMVGYPKDVEDVWMREDGIFAGAKTGAILVDMTTSTPKLAEKLAKKGEELGVQVIDAPVSGGDTGAKNGTLSIMVGGSSTTFDQVLPIFKDIGQQIVLAGSAGKGQHMKMSNNIGVAATVITMAESMVYAKAAGLNMTDAYNVWRSGAAGSWSVTNYMPRVMSGDFSAGFYVKHLLKDLRIALDSAADMQLDLPSAQLAEQLFAKLSQTHGDEGVQAIVKLWSEFQ
- a CDS encoding HIT family protein, whose translation is MKQWFEDRIGSAINGSNPMVMAELEGGYAVFGDVQFLPGYSVLLPKRHVSSLNELNIDERQSFLRDMSILGDAILDVCHADRINYDILGNTDNFLHAHVFPRYATEKRERLEKPVWLYSSDHWTDVQYRYDPMKHDTLRKRITEYLTNDCQKNHIEHIIF